Within the Miscanthus floridulus cultivar M001 chromosome 2, ASM1932011v1, whole genome shotgun sequence genome, the region AATAGTAAAATAAGGGATGAAACCGTGCCATGAAACTTTGCACTGTGGGAGAGACccgtttcatatcaaagtttcacgtgttggaaactgggaggtgaaactctccattgagactggccttatcCCCCGACACTGGCCTCGGTGATATTATTCCGGCGATCGGCGAGTGCTGAAAAGGCCTCATGATATCTCTGGTCCGCGTGGGCGTTCGATCTGTCTGCTCTGTCCTGCCGACAGTATATGCAGCGGagataaggctggataacgagatATCGAACTAGCTCGgttcggctcgttatcctaacgagccagaaagtcaGCTCGgttcggctcgttaaaagctcgagctggctcgttaagctcgcgagccaggtataaaaaatacacaaaatataatatttgtatttatctaaagtttgagaataataataatataaaagaaatacatTTAGACCAGTTACccgtcaatttatagggtctagaccagttaccagtcaattgtaaagtgcaagacatgaagtaatacacaaactaatataagttttgatatttttttccctGAAAGCttagctcgtttagctcgcgagtggctcgcgagctggctcgagttggctcgttatagctaacgagctaaaatcttagcTCGGCTCGAGCCGAGTCGaaccagccacgagccgagcgagctaacgagcttcgagtttttcgtcaaGCCTTAAGCGGAGATCGACATGCCCTGACACAGGCATCTATCTACGCGATGATGAGTTTGTCCTGTCACTGGGACTGGAGTGGAGGTGTACATGCTACGTGCCATGGCATCATGTCCGTTGCAATGTCCAGCAGCTCTAGCCTCTAGCAATGGGGTTGCTCTGCTCAGTACGTACGTCCGGGCCAACATCAGATTCAGATCGGCATATCTGACTGTGCTGTGAGTCGAACAAGCTTTTACTGGTGGGGGATCGAAATGAGTACTAAGTACGTTTTTAGCAATGCTACGCGACCGTACATTCGACAAGTCCTAGGTGGCTATGTGTGCCTTACGGCATGCGTGCGTACGCGTATGGAAAGCACTCGAGAACACGCCGCGTGAACAGTGCAGCGCTAGCTGGAAAACGCACACGAAATCACGCGCGGGGGGCGGGGCTTACGCTACGCACCTGGAGCGAACGGCGGAGCGGGCGCGGGGGACCGCGGGAGGCGTGCGACTGGTGCCACGGCGTCTGGCGCCACGCCACCATGCCGTCGCTGCCGGCGCTGATCTTGCAGCCGGACACGACGAGCTCCAGGCACCACAGCTCCGGCTTCTTCTGCCACAGCACGAACCCGCCGATCTCGCCGCCGCAGCCCTTGCTGCCCTTCTTCCCGCCGCGGTGCCCGTTTCCggtgcctccgcctccgccgccgtggCCGTCGGCGTCGCTGCTGTTGAGCTCCGCAGCCGTCATCCGCACCTTGCCAATCGCGTACATGCTCTTCACCTTGTTCAGCGCCCACTCCCCGCCCGACGCCGCTATGTACTGCTGCACGATGTACTTGGCGGACGATGACTCCTGGAATCAGCACGAGCACATACATAGATGGATGAATTGATCAGCCGAGATCAGCGCCTCATCAGCAACGATCAATAAACCGATGAGAAATGCCGGTCGATCGCGACCGTAATCGTACGTACAATGGGATCAGCCTTGAGCTGCTCGCAGAGGACGGAGCAGGGCGACTGCTTGGCATGGTAGACGGGCAGCGGGATGAGCGGCGCGCCGATGACGCCTAGCATGAGCTGCAGCTCCCCGCGGCTCATGGAGCACGGCTCGCCCGCTCCGGATCGGTCGGCGGCGTGCGACCGCATCCACGCCGTGCAGCCGAACCTGGACCCGCGggagccgccgcggccgccgccggagAACATCTCCTCGGGGATGGGCACCTCGAGCACCGTGTCCAGCGCGTCATCGCGCTCGAGGTTCGGGCAGAGCTTCCTCATCAGACGCGCGGAAAAGCTCACTGCCTTCCTCTTCCCCGTTGGTTGTGCCGCGGTGCGGTTGCGGCCGGATGAGAGCTCTTTTCTTGCTGGTGTGGTGTGGAGCGGTGTGCCCTCAAGGCCTCCGGAGCGCGCGTTATGTGCCTCCCTTCCCAGTCGTCCTGGGCCTCGGGTGGACTTGTACCGGTTTTGATGAGTCGGGCGGGCAGCTGGCAGGTGGGGCCTTTCTTTATTTCGCGACAGGTTTGGTCGTGGCCGCACGCTCGCTGCTATACCTGTTAAAAATTGCCGCATCTTATTTTGGTCGAGATTGTGCGTGTGCACATACGACTGCACGTTGCCCTTTTGCGACCCCAAACCTTTTGGTGTTGTGTTGTGTAGTGCTATTGTTCCCACATATCCACTCCCCTTCCGAGAGCGAGCATGGGAGTTTCTGTGGACCCTTCTAGCGTGATCATGGGGGTAGTTGGCAAAATACCAAATATGCCTTCGTTTGAGTATACTCCAACTAAGAAACATCGATGCTTTTGGCCTTGCTTGGTCTAGTTGTTATGGCAATGGTCCATTTTGGACTTAGTACATACTACTCCTAGATTACTGGTAGATCAGCTCAGAGTTCAGACTTTTGATGCCCAAGTTCTGAGCGAGCAAGCCTACGTACTCTGCGTAATAACTGACAGCTTTTGCCTTTTGGTCAACAACAAGGCAAGATTGACTGACCTGTCCTCCACGGAGCACGAACCATGCCACCGAGCTCTGCGTACGTACTCTGTCTGAACTCTAGACTCGCCAAGAACGGAAGAAGCCGAGACGCACCCACCACACCACAACCACCAACTCCGTTTTGCTTCACTCCCATCCCAGTTCGTTCGTTCGTGCCCCCACTGCCCACTGCGGCGTACGATCACGCGATCAATGCCGCTGCCATCGTCACGGCCGAGTCCCTTTCCATAACCGGTACGCGGCCTACGTGACTGGTACTACTAGCTTCGAAAGATTTGGAGGGACGACGAGCACTACACTCGATCTGATGAAGTTGCCTCGTGCGCCCGAATCGCTAGCTAGGGGGGCCCGCGTTAGGTGCCGCAATGATCGGCGCTCGATCGCTAGCTAGCTATAGGCTATAGCTAGGCCGCCGCCGGTCCTAATGACAGGTGGACGTGACGCAGTTTTCACCGGTCCGGGTGCTCTGCTGCCCTAGTGCCCTTGGCGCCCCTCCCGGTGGTTGGTTGGGCCAGCCGGACGGCCTTCTTGTCTCGCGCGGCGCCGGCGCGGGACAGCGAGGAAGGGTGCGCGGCCGCCGCTGGTCTGCTATTGCTACGCTGGTGGTGTATGTTTGCGTCGGCCGCATCGCCCCCCGCACAGTGGGTGCTGCTCCCCCAGCGTGCTCTCGGCGTTTATTGTATTCGCGTTCGTGGGGGTGGGGATTGATCCTGTCGTCTGCGGCCTTCCTCCGACGTGCCAACCAGCATCCCGTATCGTTTTCGTGGCTTATAAGCCAGCTAATGCTATTTTATTATTCGAGAAAAACTATatcatggcggcggcggctgctgctagcTGCTAACGGCCATGGCCTCCACCACTCTGTGTCTCTCTCCTAACCATTGTTGCGATCCACATCGACCGCGCGCGCTCCAGGTGTCCGAATCCGGCTTGGCATGGGAGATCCAGGGATCAATCAGACCGATCGATATTCATTCTCGTTTACTGTTTATTTACGATTCGATACGATCCTGTTACAGTACAGCCCGAGTGCAATATTCTAATCAAGTCGTGGGATCGCGGATATTATCGGGAAATCAGCTCATGATTAACACGATCTAGACGCACACCATTGCATATCGGATACGTAATAGCTAGCGATTCAAGAAGGCTGATTCGATGATTGTTTATTGGCCAGATCTTACAGCACGGAGTGCGTGCTGAGCCATGTCTCTTCCGAGAGCGCCGGGCGCTGTCACGATTGGTGAGCCGGGTTTGCAGTTCGCTAGTGCCATCGATCGATCCACCGCTTGCCGCCTGCCTTTGCCATTGTATCATTTTTGCTTTGCTCGACGTggtatccccaccaaccaggcACCGGGATCTTAAATCCGGTGAGCAGCCCGCGCCTTTCGTGCTATAATAACTAAAATGGCAACAACGACGCCACTGTTCGCTAATCTCACGTCAAGGCCCGACATCGCCGGACTCCTCGGACGCCGACGCTTTCACCACCGGCGGGCGGTAACAGACCACACTACTCTTACTGCTCGTTGTGCGCCCACTAGAGGAGAGGAGTGGTGGTGGTTCCGGTGGTCACATCGGCGTGGAAATATTGGCCGCTTTGCACGTTACCGACAATTCATTCATTGATTCAAAAAAGGGTGCCGAGGACCAATAAACTGAAAATGTTGCGTACAGACGAGACTCCAGGTTTTTTAATGTCACAGGGAAATATAAAGTCAAAAGCGATTGGTTTGGAGGAAGGGGTACAGGGAGTTAGGCAGATGACAGACAGAACGGATAGGATATGATCCAGCCGATGGAGATAATACGCCGCCGTAACAGGTCaaacgaaaaaaaaaacaaaacgcaAACAAAGAGCCTGTTCGTTGGTTaatttctaggctgataagtccaattaatgctgatttgttgtgagagaaaaatattattaacTGACTAAAACCAACGAACGAATAGGCTCAAAGTTGAATTCTGGAGCGAGCGACTAGCACGTCTCTGCCTGGACAGAATCTGCGTAAGAGGACAAGGGCGCAGCTAGCGCAGACAAGGTCTCACACCCACCCGATTGTACGCTAAGAGCATCGTGAGATGAGCGTCGGCGACGGCGATTCCGATCTGGCATGTTACCAGTACCACCGCGACTGCGACGGCGAGTAGCTCGACACAGCCACTTAACGGCGCACGCACATGATGCGTTGGACTGGACTACTggagctgcagcctgcaggggtGTCCGTTCACATCGGTTGCCGAAGAGACGTCAGCGTAGCGGAGCACTGCACTGTTATCCCGCACTGTCCTGGCGCGCACAACCAACTGGATCGGCTCGGCGACCCAATCATCTGTCTGTCTGGCGGCTTGGCTCGGTGGGTGCGCAAAAGAAGCGCGCCGCCTACTGCGGTGCGGCGGTAGAAAACACGAGGCGTGCCCGCCGGCGCTTTCGAGCTGTAAAGCGAGGCCATCCGCGTCTGTCGACCCCTCTAATGCGCCGGAAGGAGGAGGATGACCCCTCTAATGGCCGCGTTTTCGCCACGGACATCCACACCACGGCGTGAGCCGGGCACTCGGCATCTTGCAGCAGCGACAGAGTGGATGGGCGTGACATGAGTTGCCGGGGCTCCAAGTCAAAAGAGGGTGTCCCGTCCCATACCGAGCTTGACTGGATATTTCGTTAACCAGGTGAATTTGTGAACCAGGGTTCAGACTTCGGAAGCTCACCAGATCGTTATACGTTCCTGTTAGGCTGTTACTATGAGCTGCACAATCTGCGGCGGAAAT harbors:
- the LOC136533956 gene encoding uncharacterized protein, with the protein product MRKLCPNLERDDALDTVLEVPIPEEMFSGGGRGGSRGSRFGCTAWMRSHAADRSGAGEPCSMSRGELQLMLGVIGAPLIPLPVYHAKQSPCSVLCEQLKADPIESSSAKYIVQQYIAASGGEWALNKVKSMYAIGKVRMTAAELNSSDADGHGGGGGGTGNGHRGGKKGSKGCGGEIGGFVLWQKKPELWCLELVVSGCKISAGSDGMVAWRQTPWHQSHASRGPPRPLRRSLQGLDPQLTANLFADSVCIGERSIDGEDCFVLKVEAEASSLRARNSSSVEIIRHTVWGYFSQRTGLLVQLEDSHLLQIKSSGGVGGSVFWETTMESRLGDYRAVDGVNIAHAGRTAVSLVRFGDCQDGNTRTRMEETWNIEEVDFNIWGLSMDCFLPPSDLREGKESQDVAIVKADARPPPIRIPAVTVRVGPSQVAAVNMDDSDSLIARS